The Clostridium septicum genome contains a region encoding:
- a CDS encoding restriction endonuclease subunit S codes for MKYKLSDIFQKPISGEWGSELEEGKKGVKVLRTTNFTNLGRLNLNDVVEREIDINKHRSKILKQGDIIIEKSGGSPTQPVGRVVIFEEGGNEIYFCNNFTSILRPQKLINSKYSLYLMKDLYNKRKVLKYQNKTTGIINLKLADYIANTEIILPTINVQIKIAKVLDKAQELIDKRKEQIQALDELTKSQFIEMFGTLKNEHKLPLEKCTTFIDYRGKTPTLSESGIRIINAKSVGNGFFKYIDEYISEETYDSWMKRGFPVAGDVLFVTEGHTFGNVCRIPNDLNKFAMGQRVITMQGKEKLLNNVFLAQYMQSMPFKIDIDKYKTGSSAQGIRSKELQKILIPIPNIELQNQFADFVKQTDRLKLKMEKSLKELEDNFNSLMQRAFNGELFSE; via the coding sequence ATGAAATATAAATTAAGTGATATTTTTCAGAAACCTATTAGTGGGGAATGGGGTAGTGAGTTAGAGGAAGGAAAGAAAGGTGTTAAAGTTTTAAGAACAACTAATTTTACCAATTTAGGGAGATTGAATTTAAATGATGTTGTTGAAAGGGAGATTGATATAAATAAACATAGAAGTAAAATACTAAAACAAGGTGATATTATTATTGAAAAATCAGGAGGAAGTCCAACACAACCTGTTGGAAGAGTTGTTATTTTTGAAGAAGGTGGTAATGAAATATATTTTTGCAATAATTTTACGTCTATATTGAGACCCCAAAAACTAATTAATAGTAAGTATTCTCTGTATTTGATGAAAGATTTATATAATAAAAGAAAAGTTCTAAAATATCAAAATAAAACAACCGGTATAATTAATCTCAAATTAGCTGATTATATTGCAAATACAGAAATTATTTTGCCAACTATTAATGTACAAATCAAAATTGCTAAAGTATTAGATAAAGCACAAGAATTAATTGATAAAAGAAAAGAACAAATACAAGCATTAGATGAATTAACTAAATCACAATTTATCGAGATGTTTGGTACTTTAAAAAATGAACATAAATTACCGTTAGAAAAATGTACTACATTTATAGATTATCGTGGAAAGACTCCAACTCTTTCAGAAAGTGGAATTAGAATTATAAATGCAAAATCAGTAGGAAATGGATTTTTTAAATATATCGATGAATATATATCAGAAGAAACTTATGATTCATGGATGAAAAGAGGATTCCCTGTTGCTGGAGATGTACTTTTTGTTACTGAGGGGCATACATTTGGTAACGTATGTAGAATACCAAATGATTTAAATAAATTTGCAATGGGTCAGAGGGTTATAACCATGCAAGGTAAAGAGAAATTATTAAATAATGTATTTCTTGCTCAATATATGCAAAGTATGCCATTTAAGATAGATATAGATAAATATAAAACTGGTAGCTCAGCACAAGGGATTAGAAGTAAAGAACTTCAAAAAATTCTTATACCTATTCCTAATATAGAACTTCAAAACCAATTTGCTGATTTTGTTAAACAGACAGACAGATTAAAACTTAAAATGGAGAAGAGTTTAAAGGAATTAGAAGATAATTTTAATTCTTTAATGCAAAGAGCTTTTAATGGTGAGTTATTTAGTGAATAA
- a CDS encoding type I restriction-modification system subunit M, translated as MITGELKSKVDKIWETFWTGGITNPLEVIEQFTYLLFIKGLDDVETTKEAEASILSIDFERTFPEDKQHLRWSKFSNEGDPEKMYLIVQNEVFPFIKNLHGNKESAYAKYMGDAIFKIPTPLMLSKIVDGINNIKFEKDKDTKGDLYEYLLSKVATAGTNGQFRTPRHIIDMMVNLMKPTPEDIIIDPAAGSAGFLVSSQQYLRQNHADLFLVQGLKEHFNNNMFYGFDMDRTMLRIGAMNMMLHGVDNPNIEYKDSLSEVNTDNDKFTLVLANPPFKGSLDYEAVSADLLKVTKTKKTELLFLALFLRILKAGGRCASIVPDGVLFGSTGGHKSIRKEIVENHKLEAIISMPSGVFKPYAGVSTAIMIFTKTGTGGTDKVWFYDMKADGYSLDDKRNPIEDNDINDIIERFNNLDKEEERKRTEQSFFVPVEEIRDNGYDLSINKYKEIEYEEVHYDAPSVILDRVKSLEKEITQGLEELERMLGV; from the coding sequence ATGATTACAGGTGAATTAAAAAGTAAAGTAGATAAAATTTGGGAAACTTTTTGGACTGGTGGAATAACTAATCCATTAGAAGTAATTGAGCAGTTTACATATCTTTTATTTATAAAAGGGTTAGATGATGTTGAAACAACTAAAGAAGCAGAGGCTTCAATATTAAGTATAGATTTTGAAAGAACATTTCCAGAGGATAAACAACATTTAAGATGGAGTAAATTTTCTAATGAAGGTGATCCAGAAAAAATGTATTTAATAGTACAAAATGAGGTATTTCCATTTATAAAAAATCTACATGGAAATAAAGAATCGGCATATGCAAAGTATATGGGAGATGCAATATTTAAAATTCCAACACCACTTATGCTTTCAAAAATAGTTGATGGAATTAACAATATTAAGTTTGAGAAAGATAAAGATACTAAGGGAGATTTATATGAGTATCTATTATCAAAAGTAGCTACAGCAGGAACAAATGGACAATTTAGAACACCAAGACACATAATTGATATGATGGTTAATTTAATGAAACCAACACCAGAAGATATTATTATTGATCCAGCAGCAGGTTCAGCAGGATTTTTAGTTTCTTCACAACAATATTTAAGACAAAATCATGCAGACTTATTCCTAGTTCAAGGGTTAAAAGAACATTTTAATAATAATATGTTCTATGGGTTTGATATGGATAGAACAATGCTTAGAATAGGTGCTATGAACATGATGCTACATGGTGTTGATAATCCTAATATAGAATATAAAGATTCCTTATCTGAAGTAAATACTGATAATGATAAATTCACATTAGTATTAGCAAATCCTCCATTTAAAGGTAGCTTAGACTATGAAGCAGTATCAGCAGATCTTTTAAAAGTAACTAAAACAAAGAAAACAGAACTTTTATTCTTAGCACTATTCTTAAGAATACTAAAAGCAGGTGGAAGATGTGCATCTATAGTACCTGATGGAGTTTTATTTGGTTCAACAGGTGGTCATAAATCCATAAGAAAAGAAATAGTTGAAAACCATAAATTAGAAGCAATAATATCAATGCCATCTGGAGTATTTAAACCATATGCAGGGGTGTCTACAGCAATAATGATATTCACTAAAACAGGTACAGGTGGAACAGATAAAGTATGGTTCTACGATATGAAAGCAGATGGATACTCCCTAGACGATAAAAGAAATCCTATAGAAGATAACGACATAAATGACATCATAGAAAGATTTAATAACCTAGATAAAGAAGAAGAAAGAAAAAGAACAGAACAAAGCTTCTTCGTACCAGTAGAAGAAATTAGAGATAATGGATATGATTTATCAATAAATAAATATAAAGAAATAGAATATGAAGAAGTTCATTATGATGCTCCAAGTGTTATTTTAGATAGAGTTAAATCTTTAGAGAAGGAAATAACTCAAGGACTAGAAGAATTAGAAAGAATGCTTGGGGTGTAG
- a CDS encoding RNA polymerase sigma factor gives MNIENMIDIYKDDVYKICLKLTSNKTDADDLFQETWLKIYNNLYKIDKQKSIRNWIYTICINTYKDSYSKKKRWLRVITDFFDSKVKHEIMEQQTSSIDETELIVFNNIEKERIQKLVKTLDEKYKLPIIMYYYLDYSYSDIATTLNIPVGTVKYRLNHGKKLLKTKLKNIL, from the coding sequence TTGAATATAGAAAATATGATTGATATTTACAAAGATGATGTTTATAAAATTTGCCTTAAATTAACAAGTAATAAAACAGATGCAGATGATCTTTTTCAAGAAACCTGGTTAAAGATATATAATAATCTTTATAAAATAGATAAACAAAAATCAATAAGGAACTGGATATATACAATTTGTATCAATACATATAAAGACTCATATTCAAAAAAGAAACGATGGCTAAGGGTTATAACTGACTTCTTTGATTCTAAAGTTAAGCATGAAATTATGGAGCAGCAAACATCAAGCATAGATGAAACTGAACTTATAGTCTTTAATAATATTGAAAAAGAAAGAATTCAGAAACTCGTTAAAACCTTAGATGAAAAATATAAACTTCCAATAATAATGTATTATTATTTAGATTACAGCTATAGTGATATAGCAACAACTTTGAATATACCTGTTGGTACAGTAAAATATCGACTTAATCATGGAAAGAAATTATTAAAAACAAAACTTAAAAACATTTTATAA
- a CDS encoding methyl-accepting chemotaxis protein has translation MRKIKFSSNTRNIRTELIFMMVSIVLILTLGIVLSINAILSKVYDSQINKNNETVSTLISRNLSAFIDKAYKVTEDLSVDPRILSMNTDTQHNVLLEAQRRNEFFELLYVQNMNGMQTGKSEGKLLDRSGRDYFIKMKEEMKPFVFKSFKSSTSNKLVTSIFIPMYSNGKPVGVIGSNIKLDYLRQLINENSNEEEGRYSFVIDGEGAVIAHPNNTIMEERYNYKKLTKTTKIMDGSGKPILDGNGKEKIKEEPIEVSNGYKKIIEELLLHNEGSFKFKDLDGKNYYASYSPIELVGNSDNWGVVTIQKESTAKSIIVTVIKGVVVASIIILILSIVLISILSKKIANPIIHISGLLSKAATGDFTIVSKHDGKNEIGTLSNSLNEMIKNVSELIKDTKGLTNIITDSSIVLNEKAEQATKVANEINIAVNEIAVGASSQAKDAECSLALGINMTDKFSSLTEKSSLMIKEANNSTSVTEEGIIKVEDLKYKTQNNIEIIRKTEESVDNLNEKSKSIEKILETLNNISEQTQLLSLNASIEAARAGELGKGFSVVAGEVQKLAEASKVSTKDIAKIIYDIKSEISNSVKMMQEINHSSIEQVNAVNDVNSAFENITETTENIKNMINDVNIFINEMNNANNGMVSSINNIVSVSEETASCTEEVTSSIEEQGEAIKMFKNQSNDLKEKAELLKVEINKFKIE, from the coding sequence ATGAGAAAAATTAAGTTTAGCTCAAATACTAGAAACATAAGGACAGAATTAATATTTATGATGGTATCAATTGTATTAATTTTAACTTTAGGAATTGTTTTATCAATAAATGCTATATTATCTAAAGTATATGATTCACAAATCAATAAAAATAATGAAACTGTATCTACGCTTATATCTAGAAACTTATCTGCATTTATAGACAAGGCATACAAAGTTACAGAAGATTTATCTGTAGATCCAAGAATATTAAGTATGAATACTGATACACAACATAATGTGTTGTTAGAAGCACAAAGAAGAAATGAGTTTTTTGAATTACTATATGTTCAAAATATGAATGGAATGCAAACAGGAAAATCAGAAGGAAAATTATTAGACCGCTCAGGAAGAGATTACTTTATAAAAATGAAAGAAGAAATGAAGCCATTTGTATTTAAATCATTTAAATCAAGTACATCCAATAAGTTAGTTACATCTATTTTTATTCCAATGTATTCAAACGGTAAGCCAGTAGGTGTAATTGGAAGTAATATTAAATTAGACTATCTAAGGCAATTAATAAATGAAAATTCAAATGAAGAAGAAGGAAGATATTCTTTTGTTATTGATGGAGAAGGTGCAGTTATAGCCCATCCTAATAATACAATAATGGAAGAAAGATATAATTATAAAAAATTAACTAAGACTACAAAGATTATGGATGGTAGTGGCAAACCAATATTAGATGGAAATGGAAAAGAAAAGATTAAAGAAGAACCAATTGAAGTATCTAATGGATATAAGAAAATTATAGAAGAATTACTTTTACATAATGAAGGAAGCTTTAAGTTTAAAGATTTAGACGGAAAAAATTACTATGCATCATATTCTCCTATAGAATTAGTGGGAAATTCAGATAATTGGGGTGTTGTTACAATACAAAAAGAGTCAACAGCTAAAAGTATAATAGTAACAGTAATTAAGGGCGTAGTAGTTGCAAGTATCATAATATTAATTTTATCAATAGTACTTATAAGCATATTATCTAAGAAAATTGCAAATCCTATAATACATATATCAGGCTTATTATCTAAAGCTGCAACTGGAGATTTCACTATAGTTTCTAAACATGATGGGAAAAATGAAATTGGTACTTTATCAAATAGCCTAAATGAAATGATAAAAAATGTTTCAGAGTTAATTAAAGATACTAAAGGATTAACTAACATAATAACAGATAGTTCAATTGTTTTAAATGAAAAAGCTGAACAAGCCACAAAAGTAGCAAATGAAATAAATATTGCAGTTAATGAAATTGCAGTAGGAGCATCATCTCAAGCAAAAGATGCAGAATGTAGTTTGGCACTTGGTATTAATATGACCGATAAATTTAGTAGCTTAACTGAAAAAAGTAGTTTAATGATTAAGGAAGCTAATAATTCTACTAGTGTTACTGAAGAAGGTATTATCAAGGTAGAGGATTTAAAATATAAGACCCAAAATAATATTGAAATTATAAGGAAGACGGAAGAAAGTGTTGATAATTTAAATGAAAAGTCTAAATCAATAGAAAAGATTTTAGAAACTCTTAATAATATATCAGAACAGACACAATTATTATCATTAAATGCGTCAATAGAAGCAGCTAGAGCAGGGGAGCTTGGTAAGGGATTTAGTGTGGTAGCTGGAGAAGTTCAAAAACTAGCTGAAGCATCAAAGGTATCAACTAAAGATATAGCTAAAATAATATACGATATTAAATCAGAGATTTCAAATAGTGTTAAAATGATGCAAGAGATAAATCACAGTTCAATAGAACAAGTTAATGCAGTAAATGATGTTAATAGTGCTTTTGAAAATATTACTGAGACTACGGAAAATATAAAGAATATGATAAATGATGTAAATATATTTATTAATGAGATGAATAATGCTAATAATGGTATGGTTTCATCTATAAATAATATAGTATCAGTATCAGAAGAAACTGCAAGTTGTACAGAAGAAGTTACATCTTCAATTGAAGAACAAGGAGAAGCTATTAAAATGTTCAAAAATCAATCTAATGATTTAAAAGAAAAAGCAGAACTTTTAAAAGTTGAAATTAATAAGTTTAAAATAGAATAA
- a CDS encoding helix-turn-helix domain-containing protein: MNLGENIKKLRKEKGLSQEQLAEMLNVSRQAVSKWESGKTYPDIDNLILLKGIFNVTLDDLIINDDKTKSEDTIESSKSCDNNEIEYDRDEEVEEVEEDDELSVNLILACFIIGTAIGFITDNFMWGTAGSFIGMGIGYILEYIRKRELYHK; this comes from the coding sequence GTGAATTTAGGAGAAAATATAAAGAAGTTAAGAAAAGAAAAAGGTTTATCACAGGAGCAACTTGCTGAAATGTTAAATGTATCTCGTCAAGCTGTATCAAAATGGGAATCAGGTAAAACATATCCCGATATAGATAACCTTATATTATTAAAAGGTATATTTAATGTAACTTTAGATGATTTGATAATTAATGATGATAAAACTAAAAGTGAAGATACAATTGAATCAAGTAAATCATGTGATAATAATGAAATAGAGTATGATAGAGATGAGGAAGTTGAGGAAGTTGAGGAAGATGATGAGCTATCAGTGAATTTAATTCTTGCCTGTTTTATAATTGGAACAGCAATTGGATTTATTACAGATAACTTTATGTGGGGTACAGCTGGAAGTTTTATAGGTATGGGAATAGGGTATATATTAGAATATATAAGAAAAAGAGAACTTTATCACAAGTAG